In Triticum aestivum cultivar Chinese Spring chromosome 5B, IWGSC CS RefSeq v2.1, whole genome shotgun sequence, the following proteins share a genomic window:
- the LOC123116093 gene encoding ASC1-like protein 1, whose product MYAAGFYVYSIFDLLFWETRRKDFGVMMSHRVAIVVLIVVSYICRLSRPGSVILPLHDASDIFLEIGKMAKYSSCEWLAVVAFLLFVAPWIFLRLIVFPFWILRSTSYEIAMILDKENKKIYRTSYYYLFNTLLFSLLVFHIYWWVLIYRMLVKQIQSRGHVGEDVRSDSEGENNHED is encoded by the exons ATGTATGCCGCTGGATTTTACGTATATTCTATCTTTGATCTTCTGTTCTGGGAAACAAGACGCAAGGACTTCGGAGTCATGATGTCTCACCGTGTGGCAATTGTTGTTCTGATTGTTGTGTCCTATATTTGCAG ATTATCTCGTCCTGGCTCGGTCATTTTACCCCTCCATGATGCAAGTGATATATTCCTAGAGATCGGAAAGATGGCGAAGTACAGTAGCTGTGAGTGGCTAGCTGTTGTAGCATTTCTACTTTTTGTGGCTCCGTGGATCTTTCTTCGGCTAATAGTGTTTCCTTTCTGGATTCTAAGAAGCACAAG TTATGAAATAGCTATGATCTTGGACAAGGAGAACAAAAAAATCTACAGAACCTCATACTACTATCTTTTCAACACTCTCTTGTTTTCACTTCTAGTCTTTCACATATATTGGTGGGTACTGATTTACCGGATGCTTGTCAAACAAATTCAGTCCAGAGGTCATGTTGGTGAGGATGTTCGATCCG ATTCTGAAGGCGAAAACAACCATGAAGATTAA
- the LOC123111768 gene encoding uncharacterized protein, whose product MPTLANITSAHPIMCEAQASDASATFPIPARLLLHPPSQRPLEYAGSKVKLDREVHGIFVSDICSQYYSITSHVWRCQFYITVRSCRDFCNSRHSILSLCTHHVPEVVQATRTITNYLD is encoded by the exons ATGCCTACTCTGGCCAATATCACCTCCGCTCACCCAATCATGTGTGAAGCACAAGCTTCCGATGCCTCTGCTACCTTCCCTATTCCCGCGCGCCTCCTACTACACCCGCCATCCCAACGACCTCTCGAATACGCAG GTAGCAAGGTGAAACTCGACCGCGAAGTACATGGAATTTTTGTTTCGGATATATGTTCACAATACTACTCCATCACTTCTCATGTTTGGAGATGCCAGTTTTATATAACTGTTCGTTCATGCAGAG ATTTTTGTAATAGTCGACACTCAATTCTTTCTTTGTGCACACATCATGTGCCTGAAGTTGTGCAAGCAACTAGAACGATAACCAACTATCTAGATTAA